Proteins from a genomic interval of Symmachiella macrocystis:
- a CDS encoding phosphotransferase family protein: protein MSIHLDQPADVREGEQLDTDKLGEYLRTHLPDASGPLVVEQFPSGFSNLTYLLRLGDRELVLRRPPFGNRVKSAHDMGREFRVLSQLSGVYDLVPQPLVYCDDDDVLGAPFYVMQRCQGVILRSPKQQKYDLDAATLRGLGESFVDNLAALHAIDFEAAGLGDLGKPEGFIERQVAGWTKRYQQARTDDFPEMENIARWLADHIPPSSGVSLIHNDFKFDNLVLDPQDLTKIIAVLDWEMCTLGDPLLDLGVSLSYWVQEDDEPALKAFIAGPTNLPGNLTRLEIVRRYQEVTGRDTSGILFHYCFGLFKLAVIVQQIYYRYAEGHTRDPRFAGLNRAVESLGVAALHVADRGEMI, encoded by the coding sequence ATGTCCATTCACCTCGATCAACCGGCGGATGTTCGCGAGGGCGAACAATTGGATACCGACAAACTTGGCGAGTATCTGCGCACTCATCTTCCCGATGCGTCGGGACCGTTGGTCGTGGAACAGTTTCCGTCCGGATTTTCGAATCTGACCTATCTGTTGCGGTTGGGGGATCGGGAACTGGTGCTACGGCGACCGCCATTTGGGAACCGTGTCAAATCGGCGCACGATATGGGGCGTGAGTTTCGCGTCCTTTCTCAATTGTCCGGCGTCTATGACTTGGTGCCGCAGCCGTTGGTCTACTGCGATGATGACGACGTCCTCGGTGCTCCGTTCTATGTGATGCAGCGCTGCCAAGGGGTGATTTTGCGATCGCCGAAGCAGCAGAAATACGATTTAGATGCAGCGACGCTGCGCGGGCTGGGAGAGTCGTTCGTCGACAATTTGGCGGCGCTGCACGCCATTGATTTCGAAGCGGCCGGACTGGGCGACCTTGGCAAGCCGGAAGGATTCATTGAACGGCAAGTCGCAGGCTGGACCAAGCGCTACCAACAGGCCCGCACCGATGATTTTCCCGAGATGGAAAATATCGCGCGGTGGTTGGCCGATCATATTCCTCCCTCGAGCGGCGTGTCGTTGATTCACAATGACTTCAAGTTCGACAACTTGGTGTTGGATCCGCAGGACCTGACAAAAATCATTGCCGTACTCGACTGGGAAATGTGCACCTTGGGAGACCCGTTGTTGGACTTGGGGGTCTCATTGTCGTACTGGGTCCAGGAAGATGACGAGCCGGCGCTGAAAGCCTTCATTGCCGGGCCGACCAATTTGCCGGGGAATTTAACGCGGCTGGAGATTGTGCGTCGTTACCAAGAGGTTACCGGGCGCGATACTTCCGGAATTTTGTTTCATTATTGCTTCGGGCTGTTTAAGCTGGCAGTGATCGTGCAGCAGATTTATTACCGGTACGCCGAAGGGCATACGCGCGATCCTCGATTTGCCGGCTTGAATCGAGCAGTGGAGAGTTTAGGGGTCGCTGCCCTGCACGTGGCTGATCGCGGCGAGATGATTTGA
- a CDS encoding hybrid sensor histidine kinase/response regulator, giving the protein MSNVDLLTDEIFGCDTAKSESQSCLELIQAALEPFDIRQLSVWDTDGRCRASWPSMDLESAEDTSAGLGTMDSSCDGHKWSTNHDGRAQLAVPLGHQGLPTGFLVAEFSHTPAVEFEAEQIRQQLPWIRAAGTAVMTVSEQTEAAVESEARTKQMEQQHRAFQEEHLRIVEMNLNESDARMREHQRYATQLRMEVDARTRDLMVSEAETRSILDTAPDGIVTFDRDGVIQSCNRVADSMFGYSQDQVVGMHVSVLLGESVQWILAEGGFGSTESSHVKCVDHEFTAKRLNDSEFPMHFAVSSVKIESGCLFTVIMRDVTQQKETEQLIRSQTERLEAINKAKSEFLANMSHEIRTPMTAILGFAEVLRESNAHPDQIEAINTILRNGTYLLEIINDILDLSKIESGKIEVELMSVDPIQIVRDVTSLMSVRAVPKRLTLDIECRGPIPESIKSDPTRLRQILVNLVGNAIKFTETGGVKIAMELAGQNTSSPKLMFEVIDTGIGITPDQMDRLFKPFAQADSSVTRRFGGTGLGLAISHRLSEMLGGQIMVESEQGQGSTFRVSVATGDLNNVRLLTDATTANVDSEKRPAARCSLSQQGLQCRVLLAEDGPDNQRLISFLLKKAGMEVTVVDNGELALNAALEAVAAGEPFDVILMDMQMPVMDGYTAATKLREAEYRRPIIALTAHAMKTDRQKCLDAGCDEYTTKPIQREELFGLIRELAGTTSAE; this is encoded by the coding sequence ATGTCTAACGTGGATTTACTAACCGATGAAATCTTTGGGTGTGACACGGCGAAAAGCGAGTCGCAATCCTGTTTGGAGTTGATCCAGGCGGCGTTAGAACCGTTCGATATCCGGCAACTGTCCGTGTGGGATACCGATGGTCGCTGCCGTGCGAGTTGGCCGTCGATGGATTTGGAGTCCGCAGAAGACACCAGTGCCGGTTTGGGGACCATGGATTCGTCCTGTGATGGGCACAAGTGGTCAACCAATCACGATGGCCGCGCTCAATTAGCGGTGCCGTTGGGGCATCAAGGGTTGCCCACCGGTTTTCTGGTAGCCGAGTTCAGTCATACGCCTGCTGTCGAATTCGAAGCCGAACAAATACGGCAGCAGTTGCCGTGGATTCGCGCTGCGGGGACAGCGGTCATGACTGTCAGCGAACAAACCGAAGCCGCTGTGGAATCCGAGGCGCGGACCAAGCAGATGGAACAGCAGCATCGCGCGTTTCAAGAAGAACACTTGCGCATCGTTGAAATGAATCTCAACGAAAGCGACGCGCGAATGCGCGAGCATCAGCGATATGCCACGCAATTGAGAATGGAGGTCGATGCGCGGACTCGTGACTTGATGGTCAGTGAAGCGGAAACGCGTTCGATTTTGGATACAGCTCCTGACGGCATTGTTACGTTTGATCGCGATGGGGTGATTCAATCGTGTAACCGTGTTGCCGATTCCATGTTCGGGTATTCCCAAGATCAAGTCGTCGGCATGCACGTGTCGGTGTTGCTGGGCGAATCGGTGCAATGGATCTTAGCCGAAGGCGGGTTCGGTTCTACGGAATCGAGTCATGTGAAATGTGTGGATCATGAGTTCACCGCTAAGCGTCTAAACGACTCTGAGTTTCCCATGCACTTTGCAGTCAGTTCAGTCAAGATCGAAAGCGGCTGCCTGTTTACCGTCATCATGCGTGACGTGACCCAACAAAAGGAAACCGAACAACTTATCCGCTCGCAAACCGAACGGTTGGAGGCGATCAATAAAGCCAAAAGCGAGTTTCTGGCGAACATGAGCCACGAAATTCGTACTCCGATGACCGCAATTTTAGGATTTGCCGAAGTTCTGCGGGAAAGCAACGCTCACCCAGACCAGATCGAAGCCATCAACACTATCCTGCGTAACGGTACCTATCTGCTCGAAATCATCAATGACATCCTGGATTTGTCAAAAATTGAATCGGGAAAGATTGAAGTCGAATTAATGTCGGTCGACCCCATTCAGATTGTTCGAGACGTCACCTCATTGATGAGTGTCCGCGCTGTTCCCAAGCGATTAACTCTTGACATCGAATGCCGTGGACCGATTCCCGAATCCATTAAATCTGACCCCACACGGTTGCGGCAAATTTTGGTGAATCTTGTCGGCAACGCAATCAAATTCACTGAGACTGGAGGCGTCAAAATTGCCATGGAACTGGCTGGCCAAAATACGTCTTCCCCGAAATTGATGTTTGAAGTCATCGACACCGGTATTGGCATCACGCCAGATCAGATGGATCGACTATTCAAACCATTTGCTCAAGCGGATTCGTCCGTCACACGTCGTTTCGGCGGAACAGGGCTTGGCTTGGCCATCTCGCATCGGCTTTCGGAGATGCTGGGCGGCCAAATCATGGTCGAGAGCGAACAGGGGCAGGGGAGTACATTTCGAGTTTCCGTCGCCACCGGTGACTTGAACAATGTGCGACTCCTAACCGATGCCACGACAGCGAACGTTGATTCGGAAAAACGACCCGCTGCGCGTTGTTCGTTATCTCAGCAGGGGCTGCAATGCCGCGTTTTGTTGGCCGAGGATGGTCCTGACAATCAACGGCTGATCAGTTTTCTACTCAAAAAAGCGGGCATGGAAGTGACAGTCGTCGACAACGGCGAGTTGGCACTCAACGCAGCTTTAGAAGCGGTTGCGGCCGGCGAGCCGTTCGATGTCATTTTGATGGATATGCAAATGCCGGTCATGGATGGCTATACGGCTGCAACCAAACTCCGTGAAGCCGAATACCGCCGACCGATCATTGCTTTGACCGCCCATGCCATGAAAACCGACCGGCAAAAATGCCTCGACGCCGGTTGCGATGAATACACAACTAAGCCAATCCAACGCGAAGAGCTATTCGGCCTCATCCGAGAGTTGGCCGGAACCACATCCGCCGAATGA
- the flhB gene encoding flagellar biosynthesis protein FlhB yields the protein MADDLGDKTEEPTDRKRSQTREKGNVARSQDLNTAGLLLAAAASLKFLGPGLVEALVKVLRMFLAPRDWETVDAPLISKLLWDVFSLLATGILPFMVAMAAAALVLNLVQVGFFATTEPLIPKFSRLNPLEGAKRILSITGLVKLAVSIGKIAIVATIAGWFVTEQMGHFLETINFETGIFFADIGASMVTLAFQLAAALIILAMLDYGFQLWKFNKDLMMTKQEVREEMKNMDGDPHIRQRRKEAHRKLATSQELRQVQEADVVVTNPTELAVAIKYDAENMDAPIVVAKGAGEFAARIRQLAAQHGVPIVEKKPLAQALYKNIKPGQAVPVDLYEAVAEILAYVYRLNNKAASAA from the coding sequence ATGGCGGACGATCTTGGTGACAAGACAGAAGAACCAACAGATCGCAAGCGGAGTCAAACCCGCGAAAAGGGAAACGTTGCGCGCAGTCAGGACCTGAATACCGCCGGTTTGTTGTTGGCGGCAGCCGCGAGTTTGAAGTTTCTGGGGCCGGGTCTCGTCGAAGCCCTTGTGAAAGTGCTGAGGATGTTTCTTGCTCCCCGCGATTGGGAAACTGTCGATGCTCCGTTGATCTCTAAACTGTTGTGGGATGTCTTTTCTCTGTTGGCGACAGGCATCCTGCCGTTCATGGTCGCCATGGCAGCCGCTGCGCTCGTATTAAACCTGGTGCAAGTTGGCTTCTTCGCCACCACCGAACCGCTGATTCCCAAATTCTCCAGGTTGAATCCACTGGAGGGGGCCAAACGAATTTTGTCGATCACCGGTTTGGTGAAGTTGGCAGTCAGTATCGGGAAAATCGCCATCGTCGCCACCATTGCCGGCTGGTTCGTCACCGAACAGATGGGACATTTTTTGGAGACCATCAATTTTGAAACCGGTATTTTCTTCGCCGACATCGGCGCGTCGATGGTGACCTTAGCATTTCAACTGGCCGCTGCGCTAATCATTTTGGCGATGCTCGACTATGGATTCCAACTGTGGAAATTCAATAAAGACCTCATGATGACCAAACAAGAGGTCCGTGAGGAAATGAAAAACATGGATGGCGATCCGCACATACGGCAGCGGCGCAAAGAGGCTCATCGCAAATTAGCCACTTCGCAGGAATTACGCCAAGTGCAGGAAGCCGACGTGGTCGTAACCAATCCCACCGAATTGGCCGTTGCCATCAAGTACGACGCAGAGAACATGGACGCGCCGATTGTTGTCGCCAAAGGAGCCGGAGAATTCGCCGCCCGCATCCGGCAACTCGCCGCCCAACATGGCGTCCCCATTGTTGAGAAAAAGCCGCTCGCGCAAGCGCTCTACAAAAACATCAAACCGGGCCAAGCCGTTCCGGTCGATCTCTACGAAGCGGTCGCCGAAATTTTGGCTTACGTCTACCGCCTCAACAACAAAGCCGCCTCTGCAGCCTGA
- a CDS encoding flagellar biosynthetic protein FliR gives MTELLSNLLHETAGSNALNALTGTAIGYFYAFTFVMLRMAGLMTIGPVFGHPGLPVNVRVLLVVALSMLVTPAIFAEAPWQTVAKYDVNGDGLLAIDEAPVKMQPRIARLLESAPPGRQDAVSPQQLVTSIEPPKSLVDYLWSGVGEFSLGLVLGIGVTIILSGLQLAGHMIDQQSGTAVGEIFNPAFNTSETVTARLLSWLGLAIFLAVDGQLSMVSALLETYQAFPIGEGFVDSGAIDLLHNLFIRSLALALQVAAPVLAVMSLIAVTMGFLGLSVPQINVLVVGFPIRATISLVVVSLTLVGAGGVIVEAVETCIEQLEYAIVGVPPL, from the coding sequence GTGACCGAACTTCTCTCCAATTTGCTCCATGAGACCGCCGGGTCCAATGCACTCAATGCACTGACCGGTACGGCGATTGGATATTTCTACGCCTTCACATTTGTCATGTTGCGTATGGCCGGGCTGATGACCATTGGACCGGTCTTCGGCCATCCCGGCTTGCCGGTGAATGTCCGCGTGCTGTTGGTGGTCGCACTGTCGATGCTGGTCACGCCAGCGATCTTCGCCGAGGCTCCGTGGCAGACGGTCGCCAAGTATGACGTCAACGGCGATGGGCTGCTGGCAATTGACGAAGCGCCGGTCAAGATGCAACCCCGCATTGCCCGCCTATTGGAGTCCGCGCCCCCTGGCAGGCAAGACGCCGTCTCACCGCAACAGCTCGTCACATCAATCGAACCGCCGAAGTCGTTGGTCGATTATCTCTGGTCGGGAGTGGGCGAATTCTCTCTCGGGCTGGTGTTAGGCATCGGCGTCACGATTATTCTTTCGGGACTGCAACTTGCGGGGCACATGATTGATCAACAAAGCGGGACGGCGGTAGGAGAAATCTTCAACCCGGCGTTCAATACCTCGGAAACTGTGACCGCGCGCTTGTTATCCTGGTTGGGATTGGCGATCTTTCTGGCTGTTGACGGCCAACTCAGCATGGTGTCCGCACTGCTCGAAACCTATCAGGCCTTTCCGATTGGGGAAGGTTTCGTCGATAGCGGCGCAATTGATCTGCTGCACAACCTCTTCATACGTTCGTTGGCCTTAGCTCTGCAAGTCGCCGCTCCGGTGTTGGCCGTGATGTCGCTGATCGCCGTCACGATGGGATTTTTAGGGCTGTCGGTCCCGCAAATCAACGTGCTGGTTGTCGGCTTTCCCATTCGCGCGACCATCAGCTTGGTCGTGGTGAGTTTGACGCTCGTTGGCGCTGGTGGCGTGATTGTCGAGGCAGTCGAAACGTGCATTGAACAGTTGGAATATGCCATCGTCGGTGTCCCTCCGCTTTAG
- a CDS encoding acyl-CoA dehydrogenase family protein, with product MDFSIPTDIQDMLANVGQFLREEVYPLEERFVSGTFADLVPTLEEKRTRVKEMKLWAPQVPAEYGGVGLGFMQHAMLSEELGRTPMGHYVFNCQAPDAGNMEILAEFGTAAQKEQFLLPLAAGKSRSCFAMTEPECAGSNPVWMKTTAVRDGDEYVINGHKWFSSAADGAAFAVAMVVTNPDAEPHQRASQIIVPTDVPGYRWIRNIPVMGHAGDGWPSHSELRFDNVRVPVSNLLGEEGAGFSIAQARLGPGRIHHCMRWIGICERSFDLMCQRAATRELAPGDPLGNRQTVQNWIAESRAEINAARLMVLHAAWKIDNEGTKAAREEISAIKFYVAGVLMAVVDRAIQVHGALGVSDDTILQYFYRQERGARIYDGPDEVHKTVLAKRALRSFGMKK from the coding sequence ATGGATTTTTCGATCCCGACAGATATTCAAGACATGCTCGCCAATGTGGGACAATTCCTCCGCGAGGAAGTGTATCCGTTGGAAGAACGCTTCGTCAGCGGCACGTTTGCCGATTTGGTCCCCACGCTCGAAGAGAAACGGACACGTGTCAAGGAGATGAAACTCTGGGCCCCTCAAGTGCCGGCCGAATATGGCGGCGTCGGCTTGGGGTTTATGCAACATGCGATGCTGAGCGAAGAACTAGGCCGCACTCCGATGGGACACTATGTCTTCAACTGCCAAGCTCCCGATGCGGGCAACATGGAAATTCTTGCTGAGTTTGGCACCGCTGCGCAAAAGGAACAATTCCTGTTGCCGTTGGCCGCCGGAAAGAGTCGCAGCTGCTTTGCCATGACCGAGCCGGAATGCGCCGGTTCGAATCCAGTCTGGATGAAAACCACAGCTGTCCGCGACGGCGACGAGTATGTCATTAACGGCCACAAATGGTTTTCTTCTGCGGCCGATGGCGCTGCGTTTGCCGTCGCCATGGTTGTGACCAACCCCGACGCTGAGCCGCATCAGCGGGCCAGTCAAATCATCGTCCCTACCGATGTTCCCGGTTATCGCTGGATTCGCAACATTCCGGTGATGGGACATGCGGGAGATGGATGGCCCAGCCACAGTGAATTGCGTTTCGATAACGTCCGCGTGCCGGTGTCCAATCTGCTGGGAGAAGAAGGGGCCGGTTTTTCCATCGCTCAAGCGCGATTGGGACCGGGCCGCATTCATCATTGCATGCGCTGGATCGGCATCTGCGAACGTAGCTTTGACCTGATGTGCCAGCGGGCTGCCACGCGGGAGTTGGCACCGGGAGATCCGCTCGGCAACCGGCAGACCGTTCAAAATTGGATCGCCGAAAGCCGCGCAGAAATCAACGCCGCCCGGCTGATGGTGCTGCATGCTGCTTGGAAGATTGACAACGAGGGGACCAAAGCAGCCCGTGAGGAAATCTCAGCGATCAAGTTTTACGTGGCCGGTGTTCTGATGGCGGTCGTCGACCGCGCGATCCAAGTTCACGGAGCTTTGGGCGTCAGCGACGATACGATCCTGCAATACTTCTATCGCCAAGAACGGGGCGCTCGCATTTATGATGGGCCAGACGAAGTGCACAAAACTGTTCTCGCCAAACGCGCGCTGCGGAGTTTCGGTATGAAAAAATAA
- the fliQ gene encoding flagellar biosynthesis protein FliQ translates to MNPDQAVELARSAVVLTLLLSVPIMGVATLVGLVISIGQAVTQIQDQTLSFVPKIILMLVTTLLLLPWSITLIVEYSEDLFHSIPGMF, encoded by the coding sequence ATGAATCCTGATCAAGCTGTTGAATTGGCCCGCAGCGCCGTCGTGCTGACGCTCTTGCTCAGCGTACCGATTATGGGCGTAGCCACATTGGTTGGCTTGGTGATTAGTATTGGTCAAGCCGTGACGCAAATCCAAGATCAGACTTTGAGCTTCGTCCCTAAGATCATTCTGATGCTCGTTACGACATTGTTGTTACTTCCTTGGTCGATCACCCTCATCGTCGAATATTCGGAAGATTTATTTCACAGTATTCCTGGCATGTTTTAA
- a CDS encoding HDOD domain-containing protein, producing MVGSTMTLSEQMAALDRLVKRIDEISSLPDIAMRVIEVVSSPDSAVADLRLIVESDPALVARILRTANSSAYGLSTRVDSIHRAIALLGFNAVKDLAVTASIAQIFKDKTNIGTYSRAALWKHLVCVAVASRMIASRSGIQEFDEAYMCGLLHDIGIVLMDQHNHKGFLEVVEAISTEEPTLVTERRILGFDHTQLGSEVSQRWGFPTSVLQTIKYHHDTSRCDPEVRPIAQAVEVANFFCTKKNITAMGLMNIPAPAGETFAALSIGRNELKVLFQDLDIELEKSRDLYEL from the coding sequence ATGGTCGGTAGTACGATGACACTCAGCGAGCAAATGGCGGCGCTGGATCGACTCGTGAAGCGAATCGACGAGATTTCAAGTCTTCCCGATATCGCGATGCGCGTGATTGAAGTTGTCAGTTCCCCAGATTCGGCAGTCGCCGATTTGCGGTTGATTGTTGAAAGCGATCCCGCATTGGTCGCACGGATTTTGCGAACCGCCAATTCATCTGCCTATGGTTTGAGCACGCGCGTCGACAGCATCCATCGCGCCATCGCGCTGCTGGGATTCAACGCCGTCAAGGATTTGGCAGTCACGGCATCGATTGCGCAAATCTTTAAGGACAAAACCAACATCGGCACCTACAGCCGCGCCGCACTGTGGAAACACCTTGTCTGTGTCGCAGTGGCATCACGAATGATCGCCTCGCGGAGTGGAATTCAAGAATTCGACGAAGCGTACATGTGCGGGCTTTTGCATGACATCGGGATTGTATTAATGGATCAGCACAATCACAAAGGGTTTCTCGAGGTAGTTGAAGCCATCTCTACCGAGGAACCAACCTTAGTCACCGAACGCCGCATCTTGGGTTTTGACCACACACAGCTTGGTTCCGAAGTGTCCCAGAGATGGGGTTTTCCCACGAGTGTGCTGCAAACGATCAAATACCACCATGATACGTCGCGTTGCGATCCCGAAGTTCGTCCCATCGCACAAGCTGTCGAAGTCGCGAATTTCTTCTGTACGAAAAAGAACATCACCGCCATGGGGTTGATGAACATCCCCGCCCCTGCGGGTGAGACGTTCGCCGCACTCTCTATTGGGCGAAATGAATTGAAGGTCTTGTTTCAAGATCTTGACATAGAGCTTGAAAAATCACGAGACCTATACGAACTCTAA
- a CDS encoding RNA polymerase sigma factor, producing the protein MMDASTSHFSVCVAEFARQLGQGEMCALAKLYDYTASRLLRYAETLTRNREDAEDALQAAMVRMTLRPKALAGADHPWPYFLKVVRNEALKILRKKRAACSLATVAPIGVTESCQLDQQEANAQIRAAIRELPPAQGEVVVLKIWEGMTFLEIAEVLGESPNTAASRYRYALEKLTHLLQPMANEVTYA; encoded by the coding sequence ATGATGGACGCATCTACCTCACATTTCTCGGTTTGCGTCGCTGAGTTTGCTCGGCAGCTCGGCCAGGGAGAAATGTGCGCGCTGGCTAAACTCTATGATTACACGGCGTCACGGCTGTTGCGCTACGCGGAAACGTTGACGCGGAACAGAGAAGACGCCGAAGACGCGCTGCAAGCGGCCATGGTGCGAATGACGTTGCGGCCCAAGGCTTTGGCCGGAGCGGATCATCCTTGGCCCTACTTTTTGAAGGTTGTCCGCAATGAAGCGTTGAAGATTCTACGGAAGAAACGCGCAGCCTGTTCCTTGGCGACGGTGGCTCCGATCGGTGTGACCGAGAGTTGCCAACTCGACCAGCAAGAAGCCAATGCACAAATCCGAGCTGCGATTCGCGAACTACCTCCCGCACAAGGCGAGGTCGTTGTACTAAAAATCTGGGAAGGGATGACGTTTTTGGAAATTGCCGAAGTCCTCGGTGAATCTCCCAACACCGCCGCCAGCCGATATCGCTATGCGCTTGAAAAACTTACTCATCTTCTGCAGCCCATGGCAAATGAGGTCACCTATGCGTGA
- a CDS encoding FliO/MopB family protein gives MTRNQLFAFVGLCVWAGCALPAASLAAPPGTTIGHSNPPAVNGEAQAQGFQNPLDKKFPQASSAKKSSASPSETQRKKKSGSLVQSVLGLAFVLCLILIVAAWAKRYLPQANTALPSEAVQILGQRAVGQRQMIQLIRCGSRILVLGATPNGLTTLSEITDPVEVDYLAGLCRQDHPHSVTSAFSRLFQNYREMSDETAAPANPMGALSSKMRRTDPATDASQSPPHQSMTETSAETPERSLKERLGRLGPSGDSSRFSPPGAEGSYE, from the coding sequence ATGACACGAAACCAATTATTTGCATTCGTCGGGCTGTGTGTCTGGGCAGGGTGCGCGCTGCCCGCTGCATCTCTCGCCGCACCTCCGGGAACAACGATCGGCCATTCGAATCCCCCCGCGGTCAACGGTGAAGCACAAGCACAGGGCTTTCAAAATCCGCTTGACAAAAAGTTTCCGCAAGCGAGCTCAGCTAAGAAATCCTCGGCATCCCCATCAGAGACACAGCGCAAGAAAAAAAGCGGATCGTTGGTGCAATCGGTATTGGGTTTGGCATTCGTGCTTTGCCTGATTCTCATCGTCGCGGCCTGGGCCAAACGATATTTGCCGCAAGCCAATACTGCACTTCCTTCTGAAGCTGTGCAAATTCTCGGACAGCGGGCTGTCGGACAACGGCAGATGATTCAATTGATTCGTTGTGGCTCACGGATATTAGTCCTCGGCGCGACTCCCAACGGCCTGACCACGTTGAGCGAAATCACCGATCCGGTCGAGGTCGATTATCTCGCCGGGTTGTGCCGCCAAGACCACCCCCATTCCGTCACATCCGCCTTTTCGCGTCTCTTTCAAAATTATCGCGAGATGAGCGACGAAACAGCAGCGCCTGCCAATCCCATGGGGGCGCTGTCGTCGAAGATGCGACGGACTGATCCGGCGACGGATGCATCACAAAGTCCGCCACATCAATCCATGACCGAGACATCAGCCGAGACGCCCGAACGTTCACTGAAGGAGCGATTAGGCCGCCTCGGTCCGTCTGGCGATTCCTCGCGATTCTCGCCGCCCGGAGCGGAGGGTTCGTATGAATAA
- a CDS encoding translation initiation factor, which translates to MHLFEGTQWDRPPHCPQCEQLEADCTCPPPEVEIVPPGKQTAKLAVEKRRKGKVVTVIRNLNDEADHLPQLLKKVKSACGAGGTLKEGAIEIQGRQLDRVRDVLTTLGYRTQG; encoded by the coding sequence ATGCATTTATTCGAAGGAACCCAGTGGGACCGCCCGCCGCATTGCCCGCAGTGTGAGCAACTCGAGGCGGACTGTACCTGTCCGCCGCCTGAAGTGGAAATTGTGCCGCCGGGAAAACAGACCGCCAAACTAGCGGTCGAAAAGCGGCGCAAAGGCAAAGTCGTGACCGTGATCCGCAATCTCAATGATGAAGCGGACCATCTGCCGCAGTTGCTGAAGAAAGTCAAATCCGCTTGCGGCGCCGGCGGGACGCTCAAAGAGGGGGCCATTGAAATCCAAGGCCGTCAATTGGATCGGGTCCGCGACGTATTGACGACTTTGGGTTATCGCACGCAAGGCTGA
- the fliP gene encoding flagellar type III secretion system pore protein FliP (The bacterial flagellar biogenesis protein FliP forms a type III secretion system (T3SS)-type pore required for flagellar assembly.), giving the protein MNKSPAATKDYLKSAILRARRLALLFAGLVLVSVLVAPADSWAQNGGEGKRPRARANQGAVRAPGAPLPVDPGPNLPAAKQNGLPIVGDFSPEALVSPDGMTSTMNLMLTLTVMTLAPSIFIMTTCFIRFIVVLGLLRQALGTQQLPPNQVIVSLALFLTFAVMGPIWQQSYESGIRPYTNNEEIVLEDGNDRLTQTFINTTRPLRSFMIWQIDIGNNENSLMLFVDYQRGRPGFVEPETYDDVSIWALLPAFMLSELKTAFIIGFVIYLPFVIIDMVIASVLISMGMMMLPPVLISLPFKLLLFVLIDGWTLTVGMLLESVTVSESLSALAHLPPPFV; this is encoded by the coding sequence ATGAATAAATCCCCCGCTGCGACGAAGGACTATCTCAAATCAGCAATCCTCCGCGCGCGACGTTTGGCGCTCTTGTTTGCCGGATTGGTTTTGGTGAGCGTGCTCGTCGCTCCGGCTGATTCTTGGGCGCAAAATGGCGGCGAAGGCAAACGGCCCCGCGCGCGTGCCAACCAGGGTGCCGTTCGCGCTCCCGGAGCACCACTGCCGGTTGATCCCGGCCCGAACCTCCCTGCCGCAAAGCAAAACGGCCTGCCGATCGTTGGTGATTTTAGCCCCGAGGCACTCGTCTCGCCCGACGGCATGACTTCGACTATGAACCTGATGCTCACGCTGACGGTGATGACGCTGGCCCCGTCGATTTTCATCATGACCACTTGCTTCATCCGCTTCATCGTGGTGTTAGGGTTGTTGCGGCAAGCACTGGGCACGCAACAACTCCCCCCCAATCAAGTCATCGTTTCCTTGGCGTTGTTTCTCACCTTTGCCGTGATGGGGCCGATCTGGCAGCAGAGTTACGAATCGGGCATCCGCCCCTATACGAACAACGAAGAGATTGTTCTCGAAGACGGAAACGATCGGCTCACGCAGACATTCATCAATACCACGCGTCCGCTGCGTAGTTTCATGATCTGGCAAATCGACATCGGTAACAATGAGAACTCATTGATGCTGTTTGTCGACTATCAACGGGGACGGCCTGGATTTGTTGAGCCGGAAACCTACGACGATGTCTCCATCTGGGCGCTATTGCCGGCCTTCATGCTCAGCGAACTGAAGACGGCGTTTATCATCGGCTTTGTGATTTATTTGCCGTTCGTGATCATCGATATGGTCATCGCCTCGGTATTGATCAGCATGGGCATGATGATGTTACCGCCGGTACTGATTTCGCTGCCATTCAAATTGTTGCTATTCGTGTTGATCGACGGCTGGACGCTCACGGTCGGCATGCTGTTGGAAAGCGTCACCGTCTCCGAGTCATTATCTGCTCTAGCCCATTTACCACCCCCATTCGTATGA